From one Pedosphaera parvula Ellin514 genomic stretch:
- a CDS encoding beta strand repeat-containing protein — translation MKCKSLLLLGAVLASLFTAVTPVVAQGTLFTYQGRLNTSGSPANGLYDFRFKVYLDSLGTAQVGSAFVTNAIPTTNGLFTTGIDFGAGVFTGSNYWLEVDVRTNGVGSYTVLTPLQPVTPTPYAIFANTASNLTGTLPATQLSGAVPSANLSGSYGSAVTFNNANGNFSGNGSGLTGVNAATLNGLNSSSFWRTGGNTNTVPGSNYLGTADNQPLEVRVNNTRVMRFEPDTRGLNAGNVIGGYISNSVAQPSSGSDVIVGGGYSGGPNLIYSNSSGVFIGAGSGNVVGPNVNDAAILGGFGNNIQGWDSTISGGQFNSIQLNASLASIGGGNLNTIGYGAGGAIIGGGYTNTIQAYADHSIIAGGWQNMIETNAYESVISGGEFNDLQQGSLWSVIAGGESNTNGASYSFIAGGINNTIQSGAYYSTIGGGSGNLIQTNANFAIISGGQGNVIQPSSSYSYSVIDGGFDNTIQTNVNFAVIGGGWFNQVLTNGSFSTIGGGIGNVASGLGAVIGGGSLIAYSNYNASYRANLASGLSSVVPGGAGNSAAGKFSMAAGFRAFALQDGTFAWGDSQNADLISTSPNQFLVRASGGVGINTNNPGANALSVSGSALVTGSMQVAGPAQVTGTFRSGSEIGTSELPSPAGLVVRRVNSTNVTSGLVIARTDTVLLERDGTHGGFYIGVLPSSGNVTVACMGINSSGTPINFYTTFGNSASGQSQQIYTDAQNVVHFECTFGRTYDAGQHLTTVTLSRYGADYYWSGTLTSTYNQ, via the coding sequence ATGAAATGCAAGTCTCTTCTCCTGCTTGGCGCTGTACTGGCCAGTCTATTCACTGCTGTTACCCCGGTCGTCGCCCAGGGTACGCTGTTTACTTACCAGGGTCGGCTGAACACGAGTGGCAGCCCGGCTAATGGACTTTATGATTTTCGCTTCAAGGTATACCTGGATTCGCTTGGCACGGCGCAGGTCGGCAGCGCCTTTGTGACCAATGCCATTCCGACGACCAACGGTTTGTTCACCACGGGGATAGACTTTGGCGCAGGCGTTTTCACCGGCAGCAATTATTGGCTGGAAGTGGATGTCAGAACCAATGGAGTGGGCAGCTACACCGTGCTGACTCCGTTGCAACCGGTGACGCCGACGCCGTATGCCATTTTTGCGAACACAGCGAGCAACCTGACCGGCACGCTGCCGGCCACACAATTGAGTGGTGCGGTGCCCAGCGCAAACTTGAGCGGCTCCTACGGTAGCGCGGTAACCTTCAATAATGCCAACGGTAATTTCAGCGGCAATGGCAGTGGCTTGACGGGGGTGAACGCGGCGACGTTGAATGGATTGAATTCGTCCAGTTTCTGGCGTACCGGTGGCAATACCAATACAGTTCCGGGTTCGAACTATCTCGGCACGGCTGATAACCAGCCACTGGAAGTCCGGGTCAATAACACCCGGGTAATGCGGTTCGAGCCGGACACGCGCGGTTTGAACGCTGGCAATGTGATTGGCGGTTATATCTCCAACTCGGTGGCACAACCCAGTTCGGGCAGTGATGTGATCGTGGGTGGCGGTTATAGCGGTGGCCCGAATCTGATTTATTCCAATTCCAGCGGCGTGTTTATCGGCGCGGGCTCCGGCAATGTAGTCGGCCCTAACGTGAACGATGCGGCGATCCTGGGAGGATTTGGCAACAACATCCAGGGCTGGGATTCGACCATTAGCGGCGGCCAATTTAACTCGATTCAACTCAATGCCTCCCTTGCGAGCATCGGCGGTGGCAATTTAAACACCATCGGATATGGGGCGGGTGGAGCAATCATCGGTGGTGGTTATACCAATACCATCCAGGCTTATGCTGATCATTCGATCATCGCCGGCGGCTGGCAGAACATGATTGAAACCAATGCGTATGAATCCGTGATCAGTGGCGGCGAATTCAATGACCTTCAGCAAGGCTCGCTATGGTCGGTCATCGCCGGCGGGGAGTCCAATACCAACGGTGCGAGTTACTCCTTCATTGCCGGAGGGATCAACAATACGATCCAGTCAGGGGCCTACTACTCAACCATAGGCGGCGGCTCAGGCAATCTCATTCAGACCAACGCCAATTTCGCAATCATCAGCGGCGGGCAGGGTAATGTGATTCAGCCAAGTTCCTCCTATTCCTACTCGGTCATCGACGGAGGCTTCGACAACACGATCCAGACCAATGTAAATTTTGCTGTCATCGGTGGCGGTTGGTTTAACCAGGTTCTGACCAACGGATCGTTTTCAACGATTGGCGGAGGCATCGGCAACGTCGCTTCCGGACTGGGCGCGGTCATTGGCGGTGGAAGTCTGATTGCGTATTCGAATTATAATGCGAGCTATAGGGCCAACCTGGCTTCCGGCCTCAGTTCGGTGGTGCCTGGTGGCGCGGGAAATTCCGCGGCGGGAAAATTCAGCATGGCGGCTGGATTCCGCGCCTTTGCGCTACAGGACGGCACGTTTGCCTGGGGAGATTCCCAGAATGCGGATCTTATTTCAACGAGCCCCAACCAGTTTTTGGTTCGCGCCAGCGGAGGCGTAGGCATTAACACGAACAACCCCGGCGCGAATGCACTCTCCGTGTCGGGTTCGGCGCTGGTGACTGGCTCCATGCAAGTGGCGGGTCCGGCCCAGGTCACGGGCACTTTTCGGTCCGGCTCGGAAATCGGCACCTCAGAACTGCCATCGCCGGCGGGTTTGGTGGTTCGTCGTGTCAACAGCACGAATGTCACCTCCGGTCTGGTGATTGCTCGAACCGATACAGTGCTGCTGGAGCGGGATGGCACGCATGGTGGTTTTTACATTGGTGTTCTGCCTTCGTCGGGGAACGTAACCGTGGCGTGCATGGGCATAAACAGTTCCGGCACGCCGATAAACTTTTATACAACCTTTGGCAATTCGGCCAGCGGCCAATCACAACAAATTTACACGGATGCGCAAAATGTCGTTCATTTTGAATGCACGTTTGGCCGGACGTATGATGCCGGTCAACATCTGACCACTGTCACCCTCTCCCGATATGGCGCGGACTATTACTGGTCCGGCACGCTGACATCGACTTACAACCAATGA